The Bacillus vallismortis genome window below encodes:
- a CDS encoding LysR family transcriptional regulator gives MESGDLRVFQMVAREGSITKAALQLGYVQSNVTARIQQLEAELGTMLFLRHNRGMTLSASGKLLLDYANKIIGLLDEASKALSSSLEPSGPLMIGSTQTTAAVRLPKLLASYYEEHPNVQLSLTTGHTQFLIDKVLRYELDGAFIGCECNHPELVSYPAFEEEPVVVSAASVSDAEEAITKPILVYSTGCSYRETLEKWLRAAGVTQPVIMEFGTLEAIIGGVTAGLGISLLPRTVVQKHEAEGSIRVYPLPEALRQMKTEFIVRKDSFISSALRTFMDSFAADQTAASQKSSLL, from the coding sequence ATGGAAAGCGGAGATTTACGTGTGTTTCAAATGGTAGCCCGTGAAGGCTCCATTACGAAAGCAGCCCTGCAGCTTGGCTATGTGCAATCGAATGTCACAGCCAGAATTCAGCAATTGGAAGCTGAGCTGGGCACCATGCTGTTTTTGCGCCATAACCGGGGCATGACACTTTCTGCAAGCGGAAAGCTGCTGCTGGACTACGCCAATAAAATTATCGGCCTGCTGGATGAGGCATCTAAAGCGCTCTCATCCTCTCTCGAACCAAGCGGGCCGCTTATGATCGGCTCCACTCAGACAACCGCCGCGGTAAGGCTTCCGAAGCTTCTGGCTTCTTATTATGAAGAACATCCAAACGTCCAGCTGTCTTTAACAACAGGTCATACACAATTTCTCATTGATAAAGTTCTCCGGTATGAATTGGATGGCGCCTTTATCGGATGTGAATGCAATCATCCCGAGCTCGTGTCCTATCCTGCATTTGAGGAAGAACCAGTGGTTGTTTCAGCAGCTTCCGTATCCGATGCAGAGGAAGCCATCACAAAGCCGATTCTCGTTTACAGCACAGGCTGTTCGTATCGGGAAACACTTGAAAAATGGCTGCGCGCTGCCGGCGTCACACAGCCGGTTATTATGGAATTTGGTACGCTTGAAGCGATTATCGGCGGGGTTACAGCAGGTCTTGGCATCTCGTTGCTGCCAAGAACGGTTGTGCAAAAACACGAGGCTGAAGGGTCGATTCGCGTGTACCCGCTGCCTGAAGCTCTCAGACAGATGAAAACAGAATTTATTGTCCGAAAAGATTCGTTTATCAGCAGCGCGCTGCGGACTTTTATGGATTCCTTCGCGGCAGATCAAACGGCAGCATCACAAAAAAGCAGTCTGCTGTGA
- a CDS encoding ABC transporter ATP-binding protein: protein MGMSAISTETLSLGYGDAVIIDELNLTIPKGEITVFIGSNGCGKSTLLRSLARLMKPRGGSVLLEGRAIAKLPTKEVAKELAILPQGPSAPEGLTVHQLVKQGRYPYQNWLKQWSKEDEAAVERALKATKLEDMADRAVDSLSGGQRQRAWIAMTLAQETDIILLDEPTTYLDMTHQIEILDLLFELNEKEERTIVMVLHDLNLACRYAHHLVAIKDKQIYAEGRPEEVITCDLVQNVFSMNCQVTQDPLFGTPLCIPHGRGRCIVREAAFTSHG from the coding sequence ATGGGTATGAGTGCAATTTCTACAGAAACGCTGAGCTTAGGATACGGGGATGCCGTTATTATTGATGAGTTGAATTTAACCATTCCAAAAGGTGAAATTACCGTATTTATTGGCAGTAATGGCTGCGGAAAATCGACACTTTTACGTTCATTAGCGCGTCTGATGAAGCCGAGAGGTGGTTCAGTGCTGCTGGAAGGAAGAGCGATTGCCAAGCTTCCAACGAAGGAAGTCGCAAAAGAACTCGCAATCCTGCCGCAGGGTCCTTCGGCTCCAGAGGGGCTGACGGTGCACCAGCTGGTGAAGCAAGGAAGATATCCTTATCAAAACTGGCTGAAACAGTGGTCAAAAGAGGATGAGGCAGCAGTTGAGAGAGCGCTTAAAGCAACAAAACTTGAGGACATGGCTGACCGCGCCGTCGATTCTTTGTCAGGAGGACAGCGCCAGCGGGCTTGGATCGCAATGACGCTTGCACAGGAAACGGATATTATCCTTCTGGATGAGCCGACGACGTATTTGGACATGACGCACCAAATTGAAATTCTTGATTTGCTGTTTGAGCTGAATGAAAAGGAAGAGCGGACGATTGTTATGGTTCTCCATGACTTAAACTTGGCGTGCCGCTATGCGCATCATCTTGTGGCTATAAAAGATAAACAAATTTATGCTGAAGGCCGTCCGGAAGAAGTCATCACTTGTGATCTTGTGCAAAATGTGTTTTCTATGAACTGTCAGGTCACACAGGACCCGCTGTTCGGAACGCCTCTTTGCATCCCTCATGGCAGGGGCAGATGCATTGTCCGGGAAGCGGCTTTTACATCACATGGATAA
- a CDS encoding oxidoreductase, whose translation MNKKIAIVTGASKGFGQLAAVKLAKSFFVIATTRQPEKAEELRELAAAHNVADSIHITALDVTDEQSIASFGKAVSAYAPIDLLVNNAGTAYGGFVEDVPMEHFKQQFETNVFGVIHVTKTVLPYIRKHSGAKIINMSSISGLTGFPALSPYVSSKHALEGFSESLRAELLPFGIQTVLVEPGSYKTSIWSTSLSHYMSVPADDSAYHQYYKKILSYVEKNADESGDPQEVADLIYQLATKQHLKKLRYPIGKGIKLTLLFRSLFPWSAWESILKKKLFSSSKL comes from the coding sequence ATGAATAAAAAAATCGCAATCGTAACAGGAGCGTCAAAAGGCTTTGGCCAGCTGGCAGCCGTAAAGCTCGCCAAGTCATTTTTCGTGATTGCCACAACAAGACAGCCTGAGAAAGCAGAAGAGCTTCGGGAATTGGCCGCAGCACACAATGTGGCTGATTCTATTCATATTACCGCTCTCGATGTCACAGATGAGCAATCCATCGCCTCATTTGGAAAAGCCGTTAGCGCTTACGCTCCCATTGATCTTCTCGTCAACAACGCAGGAACGGCTTACGGGGGATTTGTCGAGGATGTCCCGATGGAACATTTCAAACAACAATTTGAAACGAATGTCTTCGGAGTAATTCATGTGACAAAAACCGTTCTGCCTTACATAAGAAAGCATAGCGGAGCAAAGATTATAAACATGAGCAGCATCAGCGGTCTGACCGGATTCCCCGCGCTGTCGCCTTATGTCTCTTCCAAGCATGCATTGGAGGGTTTTTCTGAGAGCCTGCGTGCGGAGCTGCTTCCGTTCGGTATCCAAACCGTATTGGTCGAGCCTGGCTCATACAAGACATCGATCTGGTCAACCTCATTATCACATTATATGTCGGTGCCTGCTGACGATTCAGCCTATCATCAATACTACAAAAAAATCCTTTCCTACGTTGAAAAAAACGCAGATGAAAGCGGAGATCCTCAAGAGGTTGCCGACCTCATATATCAATTGGCAACAAAACAGCATCTAAAGAAATTACGATACCCGATCGGAAAAGGCATCAAGCTCACCTTGTTATTCCGATCGCTTTTTCCTTGGTCTGCATGGGAGTCTATCCTAAAGAAAAAACTATTCAGCTCATCTAAATTATAA
- the mdtP gene encoding multidrug efflux MFS transporter MdtP, which produces MSNEGKQSKRTLLITGLIIAMFFSALDGTIVGTAMPKIVGDLGGLSMMTWLTTAYLLTSTTVVPIAGKLADLLGRRIVYVSGLIIFMAASALCGMANNMTELIIFRGLQGIGGGIMMPMAMIVIGDLFTGKQRAKFQGVFGAIYGLASVIGPQIGGWIVDSLNWKWVFYINLPVGIIAVIFIARGLQGRQQTGPINFDIAGIFTMIVGIVSLLLALSFGGKDYAWGSWQILGLFALALIGIVSFIIVESKAKEPILPMYLFKNRTFTFLNLIGFFMSIGMFGAITFVPFFMQGIVGVSASESGTIMTPMMISMIITSIIGGQLVFKIGIKPQIITGMLIMAGGFLLLTTLGLDTSKLVATSYMAIIGLGMGLVMPILTLALQESFSKEELGVVTSSSQFFRSIGGTFGITMLGTVMNARSGNLLTDKLVPYLDSLPAQASSFANQLKSMIDTNPQGLLQSLFSPDALKQIPAAFSSHIMPILKTSLMDSLHSVFYTGLIFIAVGAVFTLFLKPIKLSNKKTDEQVKEKAAQAVESPSH; this is translated from the coding sequence ATGAGTAATGAAGGCAAACAATCAAAACGGACGTTATTAATCACAGGCTTAATTATTGCCATGTTTTTTTCAGCTCTTGACGGTACCATTGTCGGAACGGCCATGCCGAAAATTGTCGGTGATCTGGGCGGTTTGAGCATGATGACCTGGCTGACAACTGCATATTTGTTAACATCAACAACTGTCGTTCCGATTGCCGGTAAACTGGCCGATTTATTGGGACGGCGTATTGTCTATGTATCAGGTTTGATTATTTTTATGGCAGCTTCCGCTTTGTGCGGAATGGCCAACAATATGACAGAATTGATTATTTTCCGCGGACTGCAGGGAATCGGCGGAGGCATTATGATGCCGATGGCGATGATTGTCATCGGTGACTTGTTCACTGGAAAACAGCGCGCTAAATTCCAAGGGGTCTTTGGCGCGATTTACGGGCTGGCTTCAGTGATTGGACCGCAAATCGGCGGTTGGATTGTAGACTCGCTAAACTGGAAATGGGTTTTCTATATTAACCTTCCAGTCGGAATTATTGCGGTTATTTTTATTGCCAGAGGGTTGCAGGGCCGCCAGCAGACTGGTCCGATCAACTTCGATATCGCTGGGATTTTCACGATGATAGTCGGGATTGTCAGCCTCCTTCTCGCCTTAAGTTTTGGCGGAAAAGATTACGCGTGGGGTTCATGGCAGATTCTTGGCTTGTTCGCACTCGCGCTGATCGGCATTGTCAGCTTTATTATCGTAGAATCAAAAGCAAAAGAGCCGATCCTGCCAATGTATCTATTTAAAAACAGAACGTTTACATTTTTAAACTTGATCGGTTTCTTTATGAGTATCGGCATGTTTGGTGCAATTACATTTGTTCCTTTCTTTATGCAGGGAATTGTCGGTGTAAGCGCGTCTGAATCAGGCACGATTATGACACCGATGATGATCTCAATGATTATTACAAGTATTATCGGCGGCCAGCTGGTTTTCAAAATCGGCATTAAACCGCAAATCATTACAGGCATGCTGATTATGGCCGGAGGATTCCTGCTGTTAACGACTTTGGGTCTTGATACGAGCAAGCTTGTCGCTACATCGTATATGGCGATTATTGGTCTGGGAATGGGTCTGGTTATGCCGATTCTGACACTGGCTTTACAGGAAAGCTTTTCGAAAGAAGAGCTTGGGGTTGTCACATCATCCAGCCAATTCTTCCGTTCTATCGGAGGAACATTCGGCATTACCATGCTTGGAACTGTAATGAATGCGAGATCAGGAAACTTATTAACAGATAAACTGGTGCCATATTTAGACTCACTTCCGGCACAGGCAAGCTCATTTGCCAACCAGCTAAAGAGTATGATTGATACAAATCCGCAAGGGCTGCTGCAATCACTGTTCAGTCCGGACGCATTGAAACAAATCCCTGCGGCTTTCTCATCCCATATTATGCCGATTTTAAAAACATCGTTGATGGATTCGCTCCACAGCGTGTTTTATACAGGCCTGATCTTTATCGCAGTCGGAGCCGTATTTACCTTATTCTTAAAACCTATCAAGCTATCGAATAAGAAAACGGATGAACAAGTAAAAGAGAAAGCGGCACAAGCCGTTGAATCACCTTCACATTAA
- a CDS encoding YusU family protein codes for MRKLLAIFSKGRWKMEQKLKEQLDGLLEKYTELLLGESNNELKEEVKQWILYTHIAKSMPPLAKHWNGTYPDAKQGIKDVIQHIKELNETHRNK; via the coding sequence TTGAGAAAGCTCCTTGCTATTTTTTCGAAAGGAAGATGGAAAATGGAACAAAAACTTAAGGAACAGCTCGATGGATTGCTGGAGAAGTATACGGAGCTTCTGCTTGGTGAATCAAACAATGAGCTAAAAGAAGAAGTGAAGCAATGGATTTTGTACACGCATATAGCCAAAAGCATGCCGCCCCTAGCTAAGCATTGGAATGGGACATATCCTGACGCGAAGCAGGGCATTAAAGATGTCATTCAGCATATTAAGGAATTAAATGAAACGCATCGAAACAAATAA
- the mrgA gene encoding metalloregulation DNA-binding stress protein MgrA: MKTENAKTNQTLVENSMNTQLSNWFLLYSKLHRFHWYVKGPHFFTLHEKFEELYDHAAETLDTIAERLLAIGGQPVATLKEYTEHASITDGGNETSASDMVQALVKDYKQISSESKFVIGLAEENQDNATADLFVGLIDEVEKQVWMLSAYLG, from the coding sequence ATGAAAACTGAAAACGCAAAAACAAATCAAACATTAGTTGAGAATTCAATGAACACACAATTATCAAACTGGTTTCTTTTATACTCTAAGCTCCACCGTTTCCATTGGTATGTGAAAGGGCCGCATTTCTTTACATTACATGAAAAATTTGAAGAACTGTATGACCATGCGGCGGAAACACTCGATACCATTGCTGAACGCCTGCTGGCGATCGGCGGCCAGCCTGTTGCCACATTGAAAGAGTACACTGAGCATGCGTCTATCACAGACGGCGGGAACGAAACATCAGCGTCAGACATGGTACAAGCCTTGGTAAAAGACTACAAACAAATCAGCAGCGAATCTAAATTCGTGATCGGCCTGGCTGAAGAGAATCAAGACAATGCCACAGCGGACTTATTTGTCGGATTAATTGATGAAGTTGAAAAACAAGTGTGGATGCTTTCCGCTTACTTAGGATAA
- the cssR gene encoding secretion stress-responsive two-component system response regulator CssR, which translates to MSYTIYLVEDEDNLNELLTKYLENEGWNITSFTKGEDARKKMTPSPHLWILDIMLPDTDGYTLIKEIKAKDPDVPVIFISARDADIDRVLGLELGSNDYISKPFLPRELIIRVQKLLELVYKDAPPVQKHEIAVSSYRVSEDAREVYDENGNIINLTAKEFDLLLLFIHHKGHPYSREDILVKVWGYDYFGTDRVVDDLVRRLRKKMPELKVETIYGFGYRMMTS; encoded by the coding sequence TTGTCATACACCATTTATCTAGTTGAAGATGAGGATAACCTCAATGAACTGCTGACGAAGTATTTAGAGAATGAGGGCTGGAACATTACATCTTTTACGAAAGGTGAAGACGCCAGAAAGAAAATGACGCCGTCTCCCCATCTGTGGATTCTCGATATCATGCTGCCGGATACCGACGGCTATACATTAATAAAAGAAATCAAAGCGAAAGACCCTGACGTGCCTGTTATTTTTATTTCCGCCCGAGATGCAGATATTGACAGAGTGCTTGGCTTAGAGCTTGGCAGCAACGACTATATTTCAAAGCCATTCCTGCCGCGGGAGCTGATTATACGTGTACAAAAGCTGCTGGAGCTCGTTTATAAGGACGCTCCGCCTGTACAAAAACATGAAATCGCCGTCTCCTCGTATCGGGTCTCAGAAGACGCCCGTGAGGTTTATGATGAAAACGGAAATATCATCAATTTGACGGCGAAGGAATTTGATCTGCTGCTGTTATTTATCCATCATAAAGGACACCCATACTCTCGTGAGGATATTCTCGTTAAAGTATGGGGATATGACTACTTTGGAACAGACCGGGTCGTTGATGACCTCGTCCGGAGACTGCGTAAAAAGATGCCTGAATTGAAGGTGGAGACGATTTACGGGTTCGGCTACAGGATGATGACATCATGA
- the htrB gene encoding serine protease Do-like protein HtrB, which produces MDYRRDDQNDQHQTESSHTEHQDTENRQQINHPEQELLDAPVPYEAGRQETASALEMEKTETAVKKEKKRRAAWLSPILGGIIGGGLMLGIAPYLPSDQDQTTETASANKQVQSDNFTTTPITNASNVADMVEDLEPTIVGISNIQTSQNNTFGTGGGSSSESESGTGSGVIFKKDSNKAYIITNNHVVEGANKLTVTLYNGETETAKLVGSDAITDLAVLEISGKNIKKVASFGDSSQLRTGEKVIAIGNPLGQQFSGTVTQGIISGLNRTIDVDTTQGTVEMNVLQTDAAINPGNSGGPLINASGQVIGINSLKVSESGVESLGFAIPSNDVEPIVDSLLENGKVDRPFLGVQMIDMSQVPETYQENTLGLFGDQLGKGVYVKEVQANSPAAKAGIKSEDVIVKLNGKDVESSADIRQILYKDLKVGDKTTIQVLRNGKTKTLNVTLTKQTESSSS; this is translated from the coding sequence ATGGATTATCGACGTGATGACCAAAACGATCAACATCAAACAGAATCTTCACATACAGAACATCAGGATACAGAAAACCGGCAGCAGATTAACCATCCTGAACAGGAATTGCTTGACGCGCCTGTTCCGTATGAAGCGGGACGGCAAGAAACGGCTTCCGCTTTAGAAATGGAAAAGACAGAAACGGCTGTGAAAAAAGAAAAGAAACGAAGAGCCGCATGGCTGAGCCCGATTTTAGGCGGGATTATCGGCGGGGGCCTGATGCTCGGGATCGCGCCTTATCTGCCGTCGGATCAAGATCAGACGACCGAGACCGCTTCCGCCAATAAACAGGTGCAGTCAGATAATTTTACAACGACACCAATCACGAACGCTTCAAACGTCGCGGATATGGTAGAGGATTTAGAGCCGACGATTGTCGGAATCTCAAATATCCAAACCTCGCAAAATAACACTTTCGGCACGGGAGGCGGTTCCAGCTCAGAAAGTGAAAGCGGAACCGGGTCAGGTGTTATTTTCAAAAAAGACAGCAATAAAGCGTATATCATTACAAATAACCATGTCGTTGAAGGCGCGAATAAGCTGACTGTCACGTTATACAACGGAGAAACAGAGACTGCCAAGCTTGTCGGCAGCGACGCCATTACTGATTTGGCTGTTCTGGAAATCAGCGGCAAAAACATCAAAAAAGTGGCGAGCTTCGGTGACTCTTCACAGCTTCGTACGGGAGAAAAAGTAATCGCCATCGGAAATCCGCTCGGACAGCAGTTTTCCGGTACGGTGACACAAGGCATCATCAGCGGATTGAACCGGACGATTGATGTGGATACCACACAAGGCACGGTGGAAATGAACGTGCTGCAAACTGACGCAGCGATCAATCCGGGGAACAGCGGAGGCCCATTAATCAATGCAAGCGGCCAGGTCATTGGCATCAACAGTTTGAAGGTGAGCGAAAGCGGCGTAGAGTCACTTGGATTTGCGATCCCGAGCAATGATGTCGAGCCGATTGTTGACAGTCTGCTGGAAAATGGAAAGGTAGATCGTCCGTTTTTAGGCGTGCAAATGATTGACATGTCACAAGTACCGGAAACGTATCAGGAAAATACGCTCGGCCTGTTTGGAGATCAATTGGGCAAAGGTGTTTATGTAAAAGAAGTTCAGGCAAATTCACCAGCGGCAAAAGCAGGTATTAAATCTGAGGATGTCATTGTCAAACTAAACGGTAAAGACGTGGAAAGCAGCGCGGATATCCGTCAGATCCTTTACAAAGACTTGAAAGTCGGAGATAAAACGACAATTCAAGTGCTGCGAAACGGAAAAACGAAAACCTTGAACGTGACACTGACCAAGCAGACAGAAAGCAGCTCAAGCTAG
- a CDS encoding YusW family protein: MHLIRAAGAICLAVVLIAGCRLNEDQQQAKGENTAVTQLKSVPYSDFSLRVSYGDGEHDRYEGVYSKNETREIAEIQDKLSGVNQEGEEALDEMKMILSELSVTDHMAESEVIHSVLAAFNLDSHYDHIDLKLKLKNGSIREIKK; this comes from the coding sequence ATGCATTTAATCAGAGCAGCCGGGGCTATTTGCCTCGCAGTGGTTCTGATTGCGGGCTGCCGTCTCAATGAAGACCAGCAGCAGGCAAAAGGAGAAAATACAGCCGTCACCCAACTGAAGTCTGTTCCTTACAGCGATTTTTCGCTTCGGGTGAGTTACGGGGATGGAGAGCATGATCGTTATGAAGGTGTATATTCAAAAAATGAAACTCGTGAAATAGCGGAAATACAGGATAAGCTCTCTGGCGTAAACCAGGAGGGGGAAGAAGCATTGGACGAGATGAAAATGATCCTGAGCGAGCTTTCCGTGACAGATCATATGGCTGAATCAGAAGTGATACACAGTGTGCTGGCAGCGTTTAATTTGGACAGCCATTATGACCATATCGACTTAAAACTAAAGCTGAAGAATGGCTCAATAAGAGAAATTAAGAAATAA
- a CDS encoding tautomerase family protein, with product MPFVQIHLRAGRSEAWLQKLSRTIHQSMIEEINVPEDDYFQVIRQYENSEFFYDPSYLRVERTDELIYIHFTLKDSRTTEQKKALYHSIASRIQSGLGVRKEDVFIILAGNQDEDWSFGNGRAQMIE from the coding sequence ATGCCATTTGTACAGATTCATTTACGGGCGGGAAGAAGTGAAGCATGGCTTCAAAAACTAAGCAGGACCATCCATCAATCGATGATCGAAGAAATCAATGTGCCGGAAGATGACTATTTTCAAGTCATCAGGCAATATGAAAACAGCGAATTTTTTTATGATCCGTCTTATCTGCGGGTCGAGCGTACTGATGAACTGATATACATTCATTTTACGTTGAAAGATTCAAGAACAACTGAACAGAAAAAAGCGCTTTACCACTCAATCGCAAGCCGGATTCAATCCGGGCTTGGTGTAAGAAAAGAAGATGTGTTTATCATACTGGCCGGAAATCAGGATGAGGATTGGTCCTTCGGAAATGGAAGGGCTCAGATGATCGAATAA
- a CDS encoding M3 family oligoendopeptidase, protein MALQGVDQRWDLDSFFKGGSQSEEFKGYIEKLSQSLRAFQDMTDAFQVPESSEEAEALTAILDVFEQVSVKLQQAGAFVACLQAQNISDHKANEYKSLMHQLSADFQSSLVTLDHKLVDIEQDVWNELLTKPGLCDVSYILNERRQRVAEKLGPGKEKLIGNLAVDGYHAWSDLYNMVVGKMTIPYEENGGNKPLSVGQAENMLAHQDRAVRKTVYERLHQAWKSKQDIFSSTLNHLAGFRLETYHARGWEDVLKEPLQINRMKKETLDTMWQVITENKQPFVQFLNRKASMLGLEKLSWYDVEAPIGSDGKVYSYDEAANVIVSQFSTFGKKLSAFTEKAFRDRWIEAEDRSGKRVGGFCTSFPDSGESRIFMTFSGSASNVSTLAHELGHAFHQEAMLNVRPLNRSYAMNVAETASTFAEMIVADATVQQAETKEEKLVLLEDKVQRSVAFFMNIHARFLFETRFHEERKRGAVPADRLNELMEEAQKEAFCNALGEYHPLFWASKLHFHITRVPFYNFPYTFGYLFSLGIYALALEEKNVFEEKYIALLRDTASMTVEDLAMKHLGADITKRDFWENAIKLAVRDAEIFLQMTES, encoded by the coding sequence ATGGCGCTGCAAGGGGTAGACCAAAGATGGGATCTTGATTCATTTTTTAAGGGCGGGAGCCAGTCAGAAGAATTCAAGGGATATATCGAAAAACTGTCACAAAGCCTGCGTGCATTTCAAGACATGACTGATGCGTTCCAGGTGCCCGAATCGTCTGAAGAGGCTGAAGCGCTGACGGCAATACTAGATGTATTCGAACAGGTATCCGTCAAGCTTCAGCAGGCCGGCGCTTTTGTCGCTTGTCTTCAGGCTCAAAATATCAGTGATCACAAGGCTAATGAGTATAAATCGCTGATGCATCAGCTTTCTGCAGATTTTCAGTCCTCTCTCGTCACATTAGATCATAAGCTTGTGGACATTGAACAAGACGTGTGGAATGAATTGTTAACAAAACCCGGATTATGCGATGTATCGTACATATTAAATGAAAGAAGACAGAGGGTTGCCGAAAAGCTCGGCCCCGGTAAAGAAAAACTGATTGGAAACCTTGCGGTGGACGGATATCACGCTTGGAGTGACTTATACAATATGGTTGTCGGGAAAATGACGATCCCGTATGAGGAAAATGGCGGGAACAAGCCATTGTCTGTCGGTCAGGCTGAAAATATGCTGGCTCATCAAGACCGTGCTGTCAGAAAAACAGTATATGAACGTTTGCATCAAGCGTGGAAAAGTAAGCAGGATATTTTTAGCAGCACGCTGAATCATTTGGCGGGATTCCGGCTTGAAACCTATCATGCGCGCGGCTGGGAGGATGTCCTGAAGGAGCCGCTGCAAATCAACAGGATGAAAAAAGAAACACTGGATACGATGTGGCAGGTCATCACTGAAAACAAGCAGCCGTTCGTTCAGTTTTTGAACCGCAAAGCATCCATGCTCGGCCTTGAAAAGCTCAGCTGGTACGATGTTGAGGCCCCAATCGGATCTGATGGAAAGGTTTATTCATATGATGAAGCCGCAAATGTCATTGTCAGCCAATTTTCCACGTTTGGCAAAAAACTGTCCGCTTTCACAGAAAAAGCGTTTCGGGACCGCTGGATAGAAGCGGAAGACAGAAGCGGAAAAAGAGTCGGCGGCTTTTGCACGAGCTTTCCGGACAGCGGGGAATCGCGGATTTTCATGACGTTTTCGGGAAGCGCCTCAAATGTATCAACGCTTGCCCATGAGCTCGGGCACGCGTTCCATCAGGAAGCGATGCTCAACGTCAGGCCGTTAAACCGATCCTACGCGATGAACGTAGCGGAAACGGCTTCAACGTTTGCCGAGATGATTGTGGCAGACGCGACTGTTCAGCAGGCGGAGACGAAGGAAGAAAAGCTTGTCCTTCTCGAGGATAAAGTGCAAAGAAGCGTTGCTTTCTTCATGAATATCCATGCCAGATTCCTATTCGAAACGAGGTTTCACGAAGAACGAAAGCGGGGAGCAGTACCGGCAGACCGTCTGAATGAGCTGATGGAGGAGGCGCAAAAAGAGGCATTCTGCAATGCGTTAGGAGAGTATCATCCGCTCTTTTGGGCGTCGAAGCTCCACTTTCATATCACGAGGGTGCCGTTTTACAATTTCCCTTATACGTTCGGTTATCTGTTTTCTCTCGGCATTTATGCGCTGGCGCTTGAAGAAAAAAACGTGTTCGAAGAGAAGTATATCGCGCTATTGCGAGATACGGCTTCTATGACCGTGGAGGATTTGGCGATGAAGCATTTGGGCGCTGACATTACGAAGCGCGATTTTTGGGAGAATGCCATCAAGCTGGCTGTGCGGGACGCGGAAATCTTTTTGCAAATGACTGAATCTTAA
- a CDS encoding SDR family NAD(P)-dependent oxidoreductase, with product MNVMNKIALVTGGATGIGRAASMELAKRGAVVAVNYSRSQSEAEETVEMIRKDGGQAFSIRADVSKNSEVQDMVHSIVKTHGTIDVLVNNASITRHIPMDDLEAATEDVWDELYAVNVKGMFFCARAVVPFMKKSKAGAIVNVGSIAGLTGAGSSMPYAVSKSAVHGLTKSLAHALAPEIRVSGVAPGAVATRWWAGREEKMKSMIGALLLQRIAEPDDVAKLICSLVEQESLTGQIITIDSGQTL from the coding sequence ATGAATGTCATGAACAAAATAGCTCTCGTAACAGGGGGCGCAACAGGAATCGGAAGAGCAGCCAGCATGGAATTGGCAAAACGCGGAGCGGTTGTTGCGGTGAATTATTCACGTTCGCAATCCGAAGCGGAGGAAACAGTGGAAATGATTCGAAAAGATGGCGGGCAAGCCTTCTCCATACGAGCAGATGTATCAAAAAACAGCGAAGTGCAGGACATGGTTCACTCGATCGTAAAAACGCACGGCACGATTGATGTTTTAGTCAATAACGCCAGCATTACACGGCATATTCCAATGGATGATCTTGAAGCGGCGACAGAAGATGTCTGGGATGAGCTGTACGCTGTCAACGTGAAAGGGATGTTTTTCTGCGCGCGGGCAGTGGTTCCGTTCATGAAAAAAAGCAAGGCTGGAGCGATCGTGAATGTCGGCAGCATCGCAGGGTTAACCGGGGCGGGTTCATCTATGCCTTATGCAGTGTCAAAATCGGCGGTGCACGGTTTAACGAAATCATTGGCCCACGCCTTAGCGCCCGAAATCAGAGTGAGCGGTGTTGCACCGGGAGCTGTCGCAACGAGATGGTGGGCTGGCCGGGAAGAAAAAATGAAAAGCATGATCGGCGCTTTGCTGCTGCAGCGTATTGCTGAACCGGATGATGTCGCCAAATTGATCTGTTCGCTTGTTGAACAGGAATCACTTACAGGCCAAATCATCACAATTGACAGCGGACAGACGCTGTAA